The following proteins come from a genomic window of Macrobrachium nipponense isolate FS-2020 chromosome 32, ASM1510439v2, whole genome shotgun sequence:
- the LOC135207229 gene encoding RNA helicase aquarius-like translates to MKGLTVDQISADRVTFLAQQYWSPDTRDTHLAYDPQIIEDVYESEVRATDFSNRRIVVLELSQFLENYVWPNYSEDASPAHLMLVVILVNEKFRERVPAWDSFVKHPGPFPSFLRHLMKACLDDGLTFTVKEQTHMIVFLNHLYNSIETDLIRDGISHTVSYNILECLSEGQMQNVLREFPNWNKAIKRTARHRKKLQGTELENFDFDTNFLYSLMQQFLKKLSQVSTNEAETSEDIVHYCERFLELMIDLESQLPTRRFFNTLLHSSNFLVKCQLSALANHEEGKLFSQLLYILKVFGQFEINDNTGQPLSDLDVMKIHYDQIKQLQSTTFKHFTSLTPFSFSSVAGVDDANTLRQYIEQLEDEELQKLCHLMHLLPKEDEGETNRKFLIEIILWKYQRRISQLEAINRMPLYPVETIIWDDNIVPSEYFSGDACLALPKLNLQFLTLHDYLLRNFDLFRLESTYEIRQDIEDIVMRLNPWEAETGSVVFRGWARMAQPIANFAVCEVAKPNVGEDKPSRVRADITVNLSVRREIKSEWEALRKHDVCLILSISHPKEYPNPNGYFPEEWGIKYVRGCEVEGMLDENGRVIEEGPEPKPELKGETRTYRVWLDCNQYKIDMDNLKLSESHDDVYETFNVLMRRRPKENNFKAVLETIRDLMNTKCVVPDWLLDIILGYGNPGAAHYSKRENALSTLDFNDTFLKFDHLKESFPGYTIVGKESVTMEPPFKLTFEDQKTTKRTADEEVKDTKIIHVEPYVIPNRGPYPYTVPRKNRVKFTPTQVEAIRSGMQPGLTMVVGPPGTGKTDVAVQIISNIYHNNPAERTLVVTHSNQALNQLFEKVIALDVDERHLLRLGHGEEALETEKDFSRYGRVNYVLSKRLELLDEVTRLKESLGVAGEMGASCETAGYFFLQHVLARWERYISRVTATPGKPVNVSQVNDLFPFHVFFSNAPQPLFHGKSYEEDMEIAEGCFRYLENIFTQLKEFRAFEMLRSGLDRTRYLLVKEAKIIAMTCTHAALKRRELVDLGFQFDNILMEESAQILEIETFIPLLLQNPEDGRNRLKRWVMIGDHHQLPPVIKNMAFQKYSNCEQSLFTRFVRLGVPTIQLDAQGRARPSICALYNWRYEKLGDLPHVTSWPEFQVANAGMWFDYQLINVENLEGRGETEPRKYFYQNLAEAEYVVHLYMYMRLLGYPASKISLLTTYNGQKELLRDVVEQRCARNPIFGRPHKISTVDKYQGQQNDYILLSLVRTRAVGHLRDVRRLVVAMSRARLGLYVFARVSLFKNCYELQPAFSLLTRRPLHLQLAPWENVPCNRPNTRPPEGKPVIVKDVTHMSNLVHEIYSNVCASINAVVSLQAGPGSMQTHELPPDTGARYDSDEEVQAETEEAEESVMIVNEV, encoded by the coding sequence ATGAAGGGGCTGACTGTTGATCAAATCAGTGCTGATCGGGTTACATTTTTAGCCCAGCAGTATTGGTCTCCGGATACCAGGGATACTCATCTTGCTTATGACCCACAGATAATTGAAGATGTTTATGAAAGTGAAGTTAGAGCAACAGACTTTTCTAATAGACGTATTGTTGTACTAGAATTAAGTCAGTTCTTAGAGAACTATGTGTGGCCTAATTACTCGGAAGATGCTTCCCCTGCACATCTCATGTTAGTTGTCATTTTAGTTAACGAAAAATTCCGTGAACGAGTGCCAGCTTGGGATTCATTTGTTAAGCATCCCGGTCCTTTCCCTAGCTTTCTGCGACACTTAATGAAAGCCTGTTTAGACGATGGTTTGACATTCACAGTGAAGGAGCAAACTCATATGATTGTATTTTTAAATCACCTTTATAATAGTATTGAGACAGACTTAATACGAGATGGCATTAGCCACAcagtatcatataatatattagaatgtTTATCTGAAGGTCAAATGCAAAATGTTCTGAGAGAGTTTCCAAACTGGAACAAAGCTATAAAGAGGACTGCTAGGCACAGAAAAAAGCTGCAAGGTACTGAATtggaaaattttgattttgacacaaattttttatattctcttaTGCAACAattcttgaaaaagctatctcaaGTTTCAACAAATGAGGCTGAGACAAGTGAGGATATTGTACATTACTGTGAAAGATTCTTAGAATTGATGATTGATCTTGAGTCTCAGCTACCTACCCGTAGGTTCTTTAATACTCTTCTTCATTCAAGCAATTTTCTTGTAAAATGTCAGTTATCAGCTCTAGCAAACCATGAAGAAGGCAAACTCTTTTCACAGTTACTCTATATCTTGAAAGTATTTGGGCAGTTTGAGATAAATGATAATACAGGACAGCCTCTGTCAGATTTAGATGTTATGAAAATTCACTATGATCAAATTAAACAGTTGCAGAGTAccacttttaaacattttacaagttTGACACCATTTAGTTTTTCTAGTGTGGCGGGAGTTGATGACGCCAATACTTTACGACAGTATATTGAACAGTTGGAAGATGAAGAATTGCAAAAACTCTGTCATTTGATGCATCTTTTGCCCAAAGAGGATGAAGGGGAAACTAACAGAAAATTTCTGATTGAAATTATTCTGTGGAAATATCAGCGACGCATTTCACAACTTGAAGCAATAAATAGAATGCCATTGTATCCGGTGGAAACTATCATTTGGGATGACAATATTGTTCCCTCAGAATACTTTTCAGGGGATGCCTGTTTAGCTTTGCCTAAGTTAAATCTCCAGTTTCTTACTCTTCATGACTATTTGTTGAGAAATTTTGATCTTTTTAGACTTGAGTCTACCTATGAAATTCGACAAGATATTGAAGATATAGTCATGAGATTGAACCCTTGGGAAGCTGAAACTGGCAGTGTTGTCTTTAGGGGATGGGCTCGAATGGCCCAGCCAATTGCAAACTTTGCCGTGTGTGAAGTAGCCAAGCCAAATGTAGGCGAGGATAAACCGTCGAGAGTGCGTGCGGACATAACGGTGAACTTGAGTGtaaggagagaaataaaaagtgaGTGGGAAGCTCTTAGAAAACATGATGTTTGCCTTATACTATCCATAAGTCACCCTAAAGAGTACCCAAACCCAAATGGATATTTTCCGGAAGAGTGGGGTATCAAGTATGTTCGTGGATGTGAAGTAGAAGGCATGTTAGATGAAAATGGAAGGGTTATTGAGGAAGGCCCAGAACCAAAGCCTGAATTGAAGGGTGAAACCAGAACATATCGAGTATGGCTTGATTGCAATCAGTacaaaattgatatggacaattTAAAGTTGAGCGAGAGTCACGATGATGTTTATGAAACCTTTAATGTATTAATGAGGAGGAGGccaaaggaaaataatttcaaagCTGTGCTTGAAACAATTCGTGACCTCATGAATACCAAGTGTGTTGTACCAGACTGGTTATTGGACATAATTTTAGGATATGGAAATCCTGGAGCTGCTCATTATTCCAAAAGAGAAAATGCATTGTCAACATTGGATTTCAATGACACATTTTTGAAATTTGATCACTTAAAGGAAAGTTTTCCTGGCTATACAATTGTAGGTAAGGAGTCTGTAACAATGGAACCACCGTTCAAGTTGACTTTTGAAGATCAGAAAACAACTAAACGCACAGCTGACGAAGAggtaaaagatacaaaaatcaTTCATGTTGAGCCTTATGTTATACCAAATCGTGGTCCTTATCCTTACACTGTTCCCCGTAAAAATAGAGTCAAGTTCACCCCAACTCAAGTTGAGGCTATTAGATCTGGTATGCAGCCTGGGCTTACTATGGTTGTTGGTCCTCCTGGAACGGGAAAGACTGATGTAGCAGTTCAGATTATTTCCAACATATACCATAACAATCCTGCTGAGCGTACTCTTGTTGTGACTCACTCAAATCAGGCTCTCAATCAACTTTTTGAAAAAGTCATAGCATTGGATGTTGACGAAAGGCATTTGCTGCGTTTAGGTCATGGAGAAGAGGCCTTGGAAACTGAAAAAGACTTTAGCAGGTATGGACGAGTCAATTATGTACTAAGTAAACGTTTAGAGTTATTGGATGAAGTTACACGACTTAAGGAATCTTTAGGTGTGGCTGGAGAAATGGGTGCGTCATGTGAGACAGCAGGATACTTTTTCTTGCAACATGTTCTTGCACGATGGGAACGGTACATTAGCAGAGTAACAGCCACACCTGGAAAGCCAGTAAATGTTTCACAAGTAAATGACCTATTTCCATTCCATGTGTTTTTCAGTAATGCTCCTCAACCACTCTTTCATGGGAAAAGCTATGAGGAAGACATGGAAATAGCTGAAGGCTGTTTCagatatcttgaaaacatttttacACAGTTAAAAGAATTCCGTGCCTTTGAAATGTTGAGGAGTGGATTAGATCGTACTCGGTACTTACTAGTTAAGGAGGCCAAGATTATTGCTATGACATGTACCCATGCAGCCCTCAAACGAAGGGAGCTTGTTGATCTAGGATTCCAGTTTGATAATATTTTAATGGAGGAAAGTGCACAAATCCTTGAAATTGAGACTTTTATTCCATTACTCTTGCAAAACCCAGAGGATGGGCGTAATAGGCTTAAAAGATGGGTCATGATAGGAGATCATCATCAGCTTCCaccagtaataaaaaatatggctTTCCAGAAGTACAGCAATTGTGAGCAGAGTTTGTTTACACGTTTTGTCCGACTTGGTGTGCCAACTATTCAGCTGGATGCTCAAGGTCGAGCTCGTCCTTCCATCTGTGCTCTATATAATTGGCGGTATGAAAAGTTGGGAGACTTGCCTCATGTTACTTCTTGGCCAGAATTTCAAGTAGCTAATGCAGGAATGTGGTTTGACTATCAGCTCATCAATGTTGAGAATTTAGAAGGGCGGGGAGAAACTGAAcccagaaaatatttttatcaaaatctggCTGAAGCAGAATATGtagttcatttatatatgtacatgagaTTGCTTGGGTATCCTGCATCCAAAATTTCCTTACTGACCACCTATAATGGACAAAAAGAGTTGCTTCGAGATGTAGTGGAGCAGAGATGTGCTCGCAACCCAATTTTTGGCCGCCCACATAAGATTAGCacagtggataagtatcaaggccaACAGAATGATTACATTCTTCTTTCTTTAGTTAGGACCCGTGCTGTTGGTCATTTAAGAGATGTACGCCGTTTGGTTGTTGCCATGTCACGTGCCAGGCTTGGCTTGTATGTCTTTGCCCGTGTTTCATTATTCAAAAACTGTTATGAACTTCAGCCTGCCTTTTCACTTTTAACAAGAAGACCATTACATCTGCAACTGGCACCATGGGAGAATGTTCCTTGCAATCGCCCAAACACTCGGCCTCCAGAGGGTAAACCAGTTATAGTTAAAGATGTTACTCATATGAGTAATTTGGTGCATGAAATCTATTCTAATGTGTGTGCTTCCATTAATGCAGTTGTTTCATTACAAGCCGGACCTGGTTCAATGCAAACACATGAGCTTCCACCAGATACTGGGGCTCGGTATGACTCTGATGAGGAAGTGCAGGCTGAAACAGAAGAGGCAGAGGAATCAGTGATGATTGTTAATGAAGTGTGA